CACGCAATCTTTCACAGATGCGATGTACAGTACGTGCCTATCGCGAAACTGCACGGCACGTAAACGATAGCAGCAGAGAAAGTCAATAAAACGCAATCATGTGCTAAATCGATAATATGGAACGACACCTCCCTTTTTCGTATCACTTTTATCGAGAACCTGTGATATTCAAACACACTTAAATGCGAGGGAAATATATTTGAACGATTGGTAATCGAACAGGTACATGGTTAAGATgcctttctgttttgttcgattCTAAATTATCTTAAAAAGCGATACATAGTGTTCATTTACTTCTATCCTCTTCAAGCAAAAATAGGCGAACATTTACATTTCACGTCTCTTTgggtttttaatattttgtaccTAACATATTGGTCTTCATATTAATTGTGTCTAAACTTATACCAAAGGATATCCAAGTGTTAGAAGACTTGCTATACTCAGTTGTAGAGCAAAATAACTCGCTTACTACACCGAAAGGCTCTCGCCAAATAGTCACCATTTCCATGCAATTTTTGAAAGCCCCCCACTGTATGAAAAAATCCCTATTGCTGATGGACACCTAGCATTAAAATACTTTGCTTCCATTCAGCACAAACAGCTTTACACTAGCCGTTGTGGTTACTAGCAGAATCCACATTCGATACGTGCCCTTTTGACAGACCGGTTACCATTAATGCTACCGGTATTGCGCTGTGCAAATGCATCTCCATGGAAGCGTAAACATCATTAGGTGTTTAGCTCGAGAGCCACTTATCTGATGGCATAATCTGTGGTTGACCACGGGCGTTGACTCCGATATCGTTGGACGTAATGTGCACCGCGATAGGATGTGACCGGAATGTGTCATATGGTCAACACCAGCTAAATggtcaattttccatttcaaagcTATAACGGATgtgcattttcccattttgcgaTCGTGTTGCTTGCGTTCGCGTAGTTGTGTTAAACAGTTTAAATGATTTAGAACAATGTTAAATTCATATAAAGCTAGATTTTAACATCCATATCTTAATAATCTCCGACGAGCAACAATATTCGATGCACAAAATTGTGTCTTAGCTAGGAAAAGAAGGCAGGTTTGTAAAATGTGGAGAGTGTAAATATAtcattcatcatcaacattCAACATTTCCAGCTATGTAATAGGAATCCTTAtccatgcttttttttcatttttattacgaaCAAAATGACAATTTATTACTTCTTAATAACAAACGcaagtaaaaaatataaaatcaacGTTCACTCCATTTTCTAAAATGTCAGTAAATCCCTTTTACCCAGATAAATCCTCAGAAGCACACCAAGGCATTGCATTCAGCTAGAATAAGGATCTTACGTAAGCCAAGTGTAACATCGGATTATCCTCGATTCCTCGTAGCACAGTTCAGCAATGCCCGTGTCAACCGCTCATCATACCCTTAAGCATTCGCTTGGTTTAACAAAGTAATGCGTAACTAAGCAACTGGTcgagaaaggaagaaagaggATAAAAACTCAACCGAAGGACCAAATACTACGCGCTACGAAGCGGAACTTCTTGTATTAACAGTCTATGAAACAAAGCTTAAATGATACTGCCAGGAATTACATTTACGAAATATTCTATAGCAATAAAGCAAACCATTGACTTAATtttagaggttttttttttgggcaaatgTTCCAGGTTCTGGTTCGTGCCTgatattaaaattttgaattatgATACTTTGATAAGTTTAATGCATTAAAATATATCATCAATGGAAGCTAATACAAACATCTGATCTTATCCTAATTTTGCTAGAATAGCTTTAATTATCATGTTTTCAGCATTTACAGCTATAATTTTCTATAGCTATATGTATAGCTACCCACAAAAAACATACACTGCGTGAAGAATCCTTATGAAGCTTAAAACACgacttttgttttcaatttaaattaactaCAAATGAATCACTAATTTCAAAATGaatatgcaataaaatattcaattacaTTCTTTCCGTTGCGGCATACTCTATctacatttaattaatttacctACTTGAAAGATTCTGCTCACCGCTGTACGAATACATTTGATaccgaaaacagaaaattgtttttgttctttgccgGCCAGACTACAATCGGATATATTCCTTCTTTGTACTACGACTCACACCGTACCCATAGGTGAAAAAGCTGCAATTGTACGCCAAATTTTGTTACTCTCGCTTGGCTAGTTGGCTTTACCTTATCTTAAAcctttgctttttgtttattctagTGGCTTCACATTTAATTTCACTAATTAGTACCTCCGGTTACTATTACTGCACCGGCAGTGCATGCAGTTTATCGGCTTCATACACATTTGCTTCTTATTGTGCTCATGTTTCAACACCACGTGCGCATGTGTGTGAATCCATTGTTTCTGCTGTGCAAACCACTGCAAACGGGGTTGTGCCAAGGATGCTGATAAAAATTTCTAGttgctttaaaatgaaacgaaaagccTGAAACGATAGAGGTTGCCAACGAGCCATATTAATTTTATGCTACTTCGTCCCTGTGTAAGCACTTCATAAGAACGAATTTTCGTATGCACAGTGGAATGAAAATAGAAcacagtttttaattaaattttctgaCAACAAAACGCAGCTTGCTGCACCAGCCACCGAGTGCCGTGTAATGgcgctttttctttttcaaagaaaatcctttcgcttttttatcgtcattttttcaaagcgTTGGTGCAATTCACGTAAAAGAAACGATCGAAGGTTGTCTGCTTAGCAAAAAGTTTAACAGGAATACTTCATGAACatgttttttaaacaaatcctTTAATGGCGATATCACACGCGTGTACATATATAGCTGTTAAAAAACTTGAAAAGTGCGCGCAGTTGAAACATGGATTATTTCATGTTGTTTGTATTAATTACATGCTCTTAACACATTctctgttttaaaatatttgattgaattaGTTTCGGAGCTTTGTAAGCGTTAAATGACTAGTTTCAAAAGCCTCCAAAATGACATATTCAAAAGGCAGAAACAGAAGTATACCAAAACATATTCGATAGGGAGAAACGCTTCTCGTTTTTCTTATTATAATGCAAAATATAATCACATTTTCACTTTAACTGTTATGCCACCTGCACATGTAACAGGAATAGTAAGAACATAGATTTTTTTCGGAAGTATCACAAAACAGCTTATTCTTTTATGATGTTAATTGCtttcataaatcataattGTTCATagtaaattaacaaaaaaaaagttttaaaatctgTTTCGTATTTGCTAACTCTACTGCCATATTCCTCATAATTGTGCAActacaattaaacaaaaaacacacaaacaaaacaaaccacaaacataAACGCACACAAGAAGCATCaagtactgggcgtctccattaatATATTCCACATAAGCCAAATACAATGCATAGACAATCCAgccaatcctccgtagcaaTTCGACAAcctggtaaaattaagtctatTCGCCAAAAATAGCAGACTGTCTAGTACGCCAATAAGAGAGATAATAGTATGTAAATGTCAAATGCGACATATTAATAAAATCTTACTTTCTGTACGATACTCTACTTAATACATATCATATTAAACGCCATTCAATTCATTATTCTAAATAATGATTGTGCTTCTGCTAGTTTCATCTTCGAACCTTCGTTTCATCGAACCTTCGTTTAAATAGACTCCGTTAAGTAATTGGACGCCTAGAGATGCTTAatttgataaacttttcaACCGAAAACTGCCAAAagtggatttttctttttgatgaTCGTAAACTTTCTGCAACCAATTCGGCACGCTGCATTCTAACTCTGTCTATCTTAAGACTTACGCTTGGTGACGAGATTTTTTTATCCTACTTTTCCGTAAGATGCATCCACCGGGGTAGAATATTGAATGGAAAGACAACGCAACGCATCGGCAAGTTTCTCTACGCTCTGGAAACGCACTCCATTTCATCgttcaaataattttccacaatttGCCTCCTGTACTCAATCTTGGCTGAGTGTACcgaaaaagttttgcaaagtGCAGCACCAACTAGCAAAGAAAGCAACCGTCCAGCCGTGGTAAATCAGTCACTGTTTGCGGTGCGCGGAAAAGAGGGGCATAGAAAGTTGCCGCTGGTAGGGACTCGCAGTCGGGAAACAAAATCGAGCAACGGTAGCAGCAAGAAGAAATTTTAGTTTCGCATTAACATTTTGTCATTAAAAATTCCGTTTTGTGTAATAACTTTTCTTCTCCAATGCGCACGAGACAAGCGCACGCGAAGCATTTTCCATCAAAACTTTGCCATTTTCCGCCTTCTGAATCTTCGCTACAGAGATCTTCCGGATCCGACACTGCCGAACGTAGCGTAGGGTGTATTATTTCAGGCATCGAGTCAGTCAGTCCGTGGCTGGTGATGATGCAAATGACGATCGCCATTTGTCCGGGCACCATCAAAACCGCTACCGCGAGGTCTTATGATAAAGTGAAAACTTTAATCGCCATGTCACGCTTCATCAGACGGCTGGCTGGCTCGTTTAATGAATCGGTTCAAGAATGGCtgataatttgttaaaaagaaGGAACCACATACCCCTTTTCACCTGCACACACCCCTGCACACTTCCTGCTGTTTAATCAACATAATTTCCCTACGTCTAGGCgggaaaaaagttttccgCACGCCGACTAACTAACTTTTCTGTGAACCCGGAGAAATGCATCAACATTCTGTTCAGTATCTTCAGGATCATGAGTCATTGTGCATAAAAGTTACCAAACAGCTGCCCGGGGACCATGCAGTCACGAAAAGCCGCCGTAAAGTGTCACGTGTGTGTAATAAAATGGTCTGGAAGGTAATTTCGTCACGCGTTGAAAAgttgcattaaaataaaacagaagcCCCCTAACATTTCGAATGACACGTTGATTTTCATGGCACTGAGGCATATgggaaatattaattactttttaaacaaatttaacaaaacattccaataatatttcattcgtcgcaatttttttcattccatcgcTATGAATTAACTGTTTATTAGTCATACTGTTAATATCAACCAAAAATTAAGATATCAAGTATGGTAGCACTCGCATACATTTGAAAGCGGAATCGTAAGCCAGCTCGCTTACCGCTCATTAGAAACATAGCGAGGCCGGGATTTAATTGGGAAAACTAGTCAAACTCATCGAATGCACATTCAATCCGGAACGTTGTTAGACGTTACCGAGCGTGGACGATACAACGTTTCATCATAAAGCTGGAACCTTGCAGCACAGCGAGCCGGGTAAGCTACCCCGAGTTCTTTTGCTAATCATCACCAGTATGACGAGTGCACGAGTGCTTGTTCTCGAACTACTCCAACAGCCCGGAAGGATAAGTGAGCTCGTTACGGTAGAAGGGCGACAGAATTAAATTACACAACACAGACCATTCGAGAAATCACTAATAATCCACCACTTCAAACCCTCATTATGACTCTGATTCCATCCCCAGAGCAATAGGAAGTTGATTTACATATTTGTGCATTAGTTCAGGAATTACAGCTTTTAGGTTTACAATTTATAGACGTCACTAAAAGTAAGAACAAATAACACACAGCACTAAGATACTGAGCGCAATTACCACTACCCCCGTTGGTATCCAGaacgatttttctttccattcattATGATCAATTTTCTTGCGATTACGCGGAACAACTGGAGGATCTGTATATAGAATTTTAAACTCGATCCGAAAATTGCACGCACATTCTTGGTAAAAAGTTAATCGAGACCAACTGATGGTTGGCGAATCCACAAACTTCGGCTCCTGATTCACAACAATCCATCCGTGTCGGTAGTTGTTACTGTCGCATACAAAAAGCTCAAATGACTGGTGCCCATTCTTTGTCGTTGTAAACTCATAACTGATGTATGTTAAAGCTGAGTATATCTTAGGCGTGTAGGACTGAACTATACGTCCGTTCAGACAGCTGATGCTTATGCTCAACTCCTTTTCGCCACACTGTACGCTTACTTGCAAGCAGCGCCCTAGTGAATGTTTAAACTCTGGAAACAGAAGCTCATTGTCGCCAACCATGTTGAAGAACGTGAGCGTTCCATTTTCAAGTCCCAATCCTTCCACCGGTAAACTATTCCCTGTCCGATTGGGACAACTGGCGCAGTCGACAGCTTGAAATATAGCTGACAGAAATGAAAAAACGATTGCAACGATTGTAACGACCATCGTTCAACTACGACCAATGGATTGATAACGTGGCTGATATATAAGATCGTTTGGTGGTTGGCAATGTGATTAAAATACTTTCACTTTATTCAATTTACAAACTATTTAAGTAGCTCAAATTTATGACATATTCATTAGTTTGTTTCGTACGACTAAAAAGAaagttttttattaaataatagttCAATAGCGAGCAGAATCATTTGTATTTCAAACTttcattattgttttcttctctgttTCTTCATTCGATGATTGTTAATGCTCTTTTCACCGTTTTACTTCATATTTCCCAACGCAAGTGTTACTCACATTCTTTAagcaattgttattttttttttcattttccatgtCATATATTCAACGAGCATTCCCCAGACACTgccctcatcatcatcatcatcgccattaTCTTGTTTCGTCTTGAAGAAAACTCCTAATTTTGGTGGCTCTTTTCACttgaagcacacacacatgctttCTATGACGCACCTCACAGAAGAACATTCCTGGGGAAGGTCTTTGCTGTGTATATGCGCATCgtacaaacaacaaagaaagcaAGGGAAACTATTATAGTTAACTTTTCCGACACATTCAGGAGCACAAAAGGAACCACTTGTGTCACCAAAAGGAAAAGCTCTAGGAAACGTAAACTCATCAACGCCTGTGTTTctttactgtgtttttttttttcactcttccTTATGTCCTTTGTCACGGTATAAACCAGTAAAGTACAAAGCAGAA
This region of Anopheles marshallii chromosome 2, idAnoMarsDA_429_01, whole genome shotgun sequence genomic DNA includes:
- the LOC128716721 gene encoding uncharacterized protein LOC128716721 yields the protein MVGDNELLFPEFKHSLGRCLQVSVQCGEKELSISISCLNGRIVQSYTPKIYSALTYISYEFTTTKNGHQSFELFVCDSNNYRHGWIVVNQEPKFVDSPTISWSRLTFYQECACNFRIEFKILYTDPPVVPRNRKKIDHNEWKEKSFWIPTGVVVIALSILVLCVICSYF